A single genomic interval of Aureliella helgolandensis harbors:
- a CDS encoding Pycsar system effector family protein encodes MNHGQREFLWQVHSYQNEYIRFADSKAAVTSAWCTALIGALYASELHKSTSASAACVTLGVIAASGLVAGFVFSVLALTPRLRINRWKIGKAKMKPPPQTGLIYWGQVHKFAKADDYCSVMNEATDSDHVEQLARHIHVLSDIAVAKFRLVNFAIWASALGSLFLIFALLLKP; translated from the coding sequence ATGAATCACGGTCAGCGTGAGTTTTTGTGGCAGGTTCACAGCTATCAAAACGAGTACATCCGATTTGCCGATTCGAAGGCGGCCGTGACATCCGCTTGGTGCACCGCGCTCATCGGCGCTCTTTACGCGTCGGAACTCCACAAATCGACAAGTGCGAGTGCCGCTTGCGTCACGCTTGGAGTAATCGCAGCCAGTGGGCTTGTTGCGGGGTTCGTGTTTTCGGTTCTTGCGTTAACACCCCGACTACGCATTAACCGCTGGAAAATAGGCAAAGCCAAAATGAAACCGCCACCTCAAACTGGTCTCATCTATTGGGGGCAAGTTCATAAATTTGCAAAAGCTGATGACTATTGCAGTGTTATGAATGAAGCGACTGATTCAGACCACGTTGAACAGCTAGCACGACACATTCACGTACTGAGTGACATTGCTGTGGCAAAGTTTCGACTTGTCAATTTCGCTATTTGGGCTTCGGCTCTTGGCAGCCTCTTTCTGATCTTCGCACTTCTGCTGAAACCGTAA
- a CDS encoding RNA polymerase sigma factor: MESQADTSASDEELELRAWDGDESVQAELVLSLSAPLERAMIKKYGLNTADAEDVVADGIRIFWQIRERYDPSQSLKAFIYRIVDRIALKLVSGHLRWQKARNLETQVDDTWLAEIAAAETAANDGNLKDGEPTKPLCQVVQRALDTLNELERLVIEAYARAGDEEVKAAELGVELGKQRDGVPIPEGTIRQNKRRAIAKIEAELMRQGYNPSTGALT, from the coding sequence ATGGAAAGCCAAGCTGATACATCAGCGAGCGACGAAGAATTGGAGCTGCGAGCCTGGGACGGCGATGAGTCGGTCCAGGCAGAGCTTGTCCTATCGCTGTCTGCACCGCTGGAGAGGGCAATGATCAAGAAATACGGATTGAACACCGCTGACGCGGAGGACGTCGTAGCCGATGGGATTCGAATCTTTTGGCAAATCCGAGAGCGTTACGATCCTTCCCAGAGTTTGAAGGCATTTATCTACCGAATTGTGGATCGTATCGCGTTGAAGCTCGTGTCAGGGCATCTAAGGTGGCAGAAGGCGAGGAACCTGGAAACGCAAGTCGACGACACATGGTTGGCGGAGATTGCTGCTGCTGAAACTGCGGCGAATGATGGCAACTTGAAGGACGGCGAACCGACAAAGCCATTGTGTCAAGTTGTCCAACGCGCACTGGATACTCTCAATGAACTTGAACGACTTGTGATTGAGGCTTATGCGCGAGCCGGGGACGAGGAGGTGAAAGCCGCAGAACTCGGAGTCGAACTGGGTAAACAGCGAGACGGCGTCCCGATTCCCGAGGGAACTATTCGGCAGAATAAACGGAGGGCAATCGCCAAAATAGAGGCAG